A portion of the Polyangia bacterium genome contains these proteins:
- a CDS encoding methionine aminotransferase, with amino-acid sequence MAPQSADRLAGFGTSIFTEMSSLAVKHGAVNLGQGFPDFPAPDFIKEAAIRHIREDRNQYALSFGVPRLRSALADNWLRRHGETLDPDAEITVASGCTELLLDAMLAFVNPGDEVIIFEPAYDAYVPDILMAGGTPRVVPLRLPRWEWDPTELRAAFNSKTRAVVLNTPHNPTGKVFSRPELEFLAGLCRENDVLVISDEVYSEITFDGIRHVPIATLPGMRERTVTIDSMGKTFSVTGWKVGWAIAAPPLTQALRAAHQFVTFTNSVPFQEALADALTTATATDFYAELRATYTRRRDRLAEILDGVGLTTLPAQGAYFLLSDASAFGFSDDVSFCKHLCVGVGVAAIPTSAFYGDPQRAPLLARFCFAKRDESIETAALRLRRLRPLH; translated from the coding sequence ATGGCACCGCAATCGGCCGACCGGCTGGCGGGGTTCGGGACGTCGATCTTCACCGAGATGTCCAGCCTGGCGGTCAAGCACGGCGCGGTGAACCTGGGGCAAGGCTTCCCGGATTTTCCGGCGCCCGACTTCATCAAAGAAGCGGCCATCCGGCACATTCGCGAAGACCGCAACCAATACGCTCTGTCCTTCGGCGTGCCCCGCTTGCGGTCGGCGCTGGCCGACAACTGGCTGCGGCGCCACGGCGAGACCCTGGACCCCGACGCCGAGATCACCGTCGCCAGCGGCTGCACCGAGCTGTTGCTGGACGCCATGCTGGCCTTCGTGAATCCCGGCGACGAGGTGATCATCTTCGAACCGGCGTACGACGCCTACGTCCCCGACATCCTGATGGCCGGCGGCACGCCGCGCGTGGTGCCCCTGCGCCTGCCGCGCTGGGAGTGGGATCCCACCGAGCTGCGCGCGGCCTTCAATTCCAAGACCCGCGCCGTCGTGCTGAACACGCCCCACAACCCGACCGGAAAAGTTTTCTCGCGTCCGGAGCTGGAGTTTCTGGCCGGGCTTTGCCGCGAAAACGACGTGCTGGTCATCAGCGACGAGGTCTATTCAGAGATCACCTTCGACGGCATCCGCCACGTCCCCATCGCCACCCTGCCCGGCATGCGCGAACGCACCGTCACCATCGACAGCATGGGCAAGACGTTCAGCGTGACCGGATGGAAGGTCGGCTGGGCCATCGCCGCGCCGCCGCTGACCCAGGCCCTGCGGGCCGCGCACCAGTTCGTCACCTTCACCAACTCGGTCCCGTTTCAAGAGGCGCTGGCCGACGCGCTGACCACCGCCACCGCCACCGATTTTTACGCGGAGCTGCGCGCCACGTACACGCGCCGCCGCGATCGCCTGGCGGAGATCCTGGACGGCGTCGGGCTGACCACCCTGCCGGCCCAGGGTGCGTACTTCCTGCTGTCGGACGCCAGCGCGTTCGGTTTTTCCGACGACGTGTCCTTCTGCAAGCACCTCTGCGTCGGCGTCGGCGTGGCCGCCATTCCGACGTCGGCGTTCTACGGCGATCCACAAAGGGCGCCGCTTTTGGCCCGGTTCTGCTTCGCCAAGCGCGACGAATCGATCGAGACCGCCGCCCTCCGTTTGCGCCGACTGCGACCGTTGCACTGA
- the fusA gene encoding elongation factor G, with the protein MAAPPKITRVRNIGIVAHIDAGKTTVSERFLFHSGRIHKIGEVHDGQAQMDWMPQERERGITITAAATSFSWQGYDIHLIDTPGHVDFTIEVERSLRVLDGAVVVFDGVSGVEPQSETVWRQADKFRVPRIAFINKMDRAGADFAGAVEEIRTRLGARPVPIQLPIGAEDRFTGVVDLVHEKALVFSGDETEPPVEGPPPAAMAAEVQAAREKLIEAAADFDDAIANAFLEGQPIDAAALMAALRRATIACGIVPVLAGAALRNKGVQSLLDAVCHYLPSPLDVPPIKGVSPITGETISCPPEDSAPLAALAFKVAMDEGRKAVYLRIYSGVIKASEEVQNARTRKNEKVARLFSVHANRRERIERAGAGTIVVAMGLRDAGTGDTICSPKTPILLERIDIYEPVISRAIEPKTQAEKEKLDFGLAKLGDEDPTFRFGEDAETGQMIIRGMGELHLDIIVDRLRREYGVEANVGRPQVMYRETLAAPADGEARFERTVDDESMFGHARVHVAPRARKSGNDLRLALAKPPVSPAHKIPETPQAILDAALEGAREAMRSGPQGFPIEDVEVVITAIEYRPDASNVAGEKAAVGEALRQAVRDAGTRLLEPIMRVEVSCPEANVGDVLGDLNARRAQIEDVGFRGAQRVILAKIPLRRMFGYSTDLRSATQGRATYSMQFDTFDAWE; encoded by the coding sequence ATGGCCGCTCCGCCCAAGATCACCCGGGTTCGCAACATCGGCATCGTCGCGCACATCGACGCCGGCAAGACCACGGTCAGCGAACGCTTCCTGTTTCATTCGGGCCGCATTCACAAGATCGGCGAGGTCCACGACGGCCAGGCCCAGATGGACTGGATGCCGCAGGAGCGCGAACGCGGCATCACCATCACCGCCGCCGCGACCAGCTTTTCCTGGCAGGGTTACGACATTCATTTGATCGACACGCCCGGGCACGTCGACTTCACCATCGAGGTCGAACGCAGCCTGCGCGTGCTGGATGGGGCGGTGGTGGTCTTCGACGGCGTGTCAGGCGTCGAGCCGCAGTCGGAAACCGTCTGGCGCCAGGCCGACAAGTTCCGCGTCCCGCGCATCGCCTTCATCAACAAGATGGATCGCGCCGGCGCCGATTTCGCCGGCGCCGTCGAGGAGATCCGCACTCGATTGGGCGCGCGCCCGGTGCCGATCCAGCTGCCCATCGGCGCCGAGGACCGTTTCACCGGCGTCGTCGATCTGGTGCACGAAAAGGCCCTGGTGTTCTCCGGCGACGAGACCGAGCCGCCGGTGGAGGGCCCGCCGCCCGCCGCCATGGCCGCCGAGGTGCAAGCGGCGCGCGAAAAACTGATCGAGGCCGCCGCCGACTTCGACGACGCCATCGCCAACGCCTTTTTGGAAGGCCAGCCCATCGACGCTGCGGCGCTGATGGCGGCGTTGCGGCGCGCGACCATCGCCTGCGGCATCGTTCCCGTGCTGGCCGGCGCGGCCCTGCGCAACAAAGGTGTGCAGTCGTTGCTGGACGCTGTCTGTCACTACCTGCCGTCGCCGCTGGACGTTCCGCCGATCAAAGGCGTCTCGCCGATCACGGGCGAGACCATCAGCTGCCCGCCGGAAGATTCGGCGCCGCTGGCCGCCCTGGCCTTCAAGGTGGCGATGGACGAGGGACGCAAGGCGGTCTACCTGCGGATTTACTCGGGCGTGATCAAGGCGAGCGAGGAGGTGCAGAACGCCCGCACGCGCAAGAACGAGAAGGTCGCTCGCTTGTTCTCCGTGCACGCCAACCGGCGCGAGCGCATCGAACGCGCCGGCGCCGGCACCATCGTGGTGGCGATGGGCCTGCGCGACGCCGGCACCGGCGACACCATCTGCTCGCCGAAGACGCCCATCTTGCTGGAGCGGATCGACATCTACGAGCCGGTCATCTCGCGCGCCATCGAACCCAAGACCCAGGCCGAAAAAGAAAAGCTGGATTTTGGCCTGGCCAAGCTCGGCGACGAAGACCCGACCTTTCGTTTTGGCGAAGACGCCGAGACCGGCCAGATGATCATCCGCGGCATGGGCGAACTGCACCTGGACATCATCGTCGATCGCCTGCGCCGCGAGTACGGCGTCGAGGCCAACGTCGGCCGCCCGCAGGTCATGTACCGCGAGACGCTGGCGGCGCCCGCCGACGGCGAGGCGCGGTTCGAACGCACGGTCGACGACGAATCGATGTTCGGCCACGCCCGCGTTCACGTGGCCCCCCGCGCGAGAAAATCCGGCAACGACCTGCGCCTGGCGTTGGCCAAGCCGCCGGTGTCGCCCGCGCACAAGATCCCGGAGACGCCCCAGGCGATCCTGGACGCCGCGCTGGAAGGCGCGCGCGAGGCGATGCGCTCGGGCCCGCAAGGTTTCCCCATCGAAGACGTCGAGGTGGTGATCACCGCCATCGAATACCGCCCCGACGCCTCGAACGTGGCCGGCGAAAAAGCCGCTGTGGGCGAGGCCCTGCGCCAGGCGGTGCGCGACGCCGGCACGCGCTTGCTGGAACCGATCATGCGCGTCGAGGTCAGCTGCCCGGAGGCCAACGTCGGCGACGTGCTGGGCGATCTCAACGCCCGCCGCGCCCAGATCGAAGACGTCGGCTTCCGCGGCGCGCAGCGGGTGATCCTGGCCAAGATCCCCCTGCGCCGCATGTTTGGCTATTCCACGGATCTGCGCAGCGCCACGCAAGGCCGGGCGACGTACTCGATGCAGTTCGACACGTTCGACGCCTGGGAATAG